Proteins from one Flavobacterium branchiarum genomic window:
- a CDS encoding RNA-directed DNA polymerase, producing MKRLNNIYSQIASIDNLRIAEAKARKGKAQQYGVKIFDKEPESNIFKLHEMLLNKGYKTSEYTTFTVYEPKERLVFRLPYFPDRITHHAVMNVLEPIFVKVFTNDSYACIKGKGIHAAANNIKTALQDQENTKYCLKLDIVKFYPNVDHDILKALLRKKFKDNDLLWLLDEIIDSADGLPIGNYLSQYFANFYLTYFDHWIKEQKGIKYYFRYADDIVILSNNKPHLHDILSAIKQYLNDNLKLRVKDNYQVFPVEARGIDFVGYKFYHTHTLLRKSIKKRFAKAVSKTKNKATIAAYNGWAKHCNSKHLLKKLLPNEQL from the coding sequence ATGAAACGACTCAATAATATATACAGTCAAATCGCCTCCATTGACAATCTAAGGATTGCTGAAGCAAAAGCCCGAAAAGGCAAAGCCCAACAATACGGTGTAAAAATTTTTGACAAAGAACCCGAAAGCAATATTTTTAAACTTCATGAAATGCTTTTGAACAAAGGGTATAAAACCTCAGAATATACAACCTTCACCGTTTATGAACCCAAAGAAAGGCTTGTTTTTCGCCTTCCTTACTTCCCTGACCGAATCACACACCACGCCGTAATGAATGTTCTAGAGCCTATATTTGTAAAGGTTTTTACAAATGACAGTTATGCCTGCATCAAAGGAAAAGGAATACATGCAGCGGCCAATAATATCAAAACAGCATTGCAGGACCAGGAGAATACAAAATACTGTTTGAAGTTGGATATCGTGAAGTTTTACCCTAATGTAGATCATGATATACTAAAAGCGTTACTTAGAAAAAAGTTCAAGGACAATGACCTTCTTTGGCTACTGGATGAAATTATAGACAGTGCCGACGGTTTACCAATCGGCAATTATTTAAGCCAATACTTCGCCAACTTTTACCTCACTTATTTTGATCATTGGATCAAGGAACAAAAGGGAATAAAATATTACTTCAGGTACGCCGATGATATCGTAATACTTTCGAATAACAAACCCCATTTACACGATATTTTATCAGCCATTAAACAGTATTTAAACGATAATTTAAAACTGCGAGTGAAAGATAATTATCAAGTATTCCCGGTTGAAGCTCGCGGGATTGATTTTGTAGGGTACAAGTTTTACCACACGCACACATTACTTCGAAAATCAATCAAAAAAAGATTTGCCAAAGCAGTATCCAAAACAAAAAACAAGGCCACAATAGCCGCTTATAATGGATGGGCAAAACATTGCAACTCCAAACACTTATTAAAAAAATTACTACCCAATGAACAACTTTAA
- a CDS encoding PH domain-containing protein yields MGFFDGQLEKIKVRAKTEVEGLLLNNETIEHFYIVKEDYCAVTNKRLIFVDNSISSKKATSGIPFNKINVVSLKRGGTLSISKEVIVLVGSKEFEIDLYSAEDAIEIFKLISERIV; encoded by the coding sequence ATGGGATTTTTTGACGGTCAATTAGAGAAAATTAAAGTAAGAGCAAAAACAGAAGTTGAAGGTCTACTTTTGAATAACGAAACTATTGAACACTTTTATATTGTTAAAGAGGATTATTGTGCTGTAACAAATAAAAGATTAATATTTGTTGATAATAGCATTTCATCAAAAAAGGCTACTTCAGGAATACCGTTCAATAAAATAAATGTGGTATCATTAAAAAGAGGCGGAACTTTGTCAATTTCCAAAGAGGTTATTGTATTGGTTGGTTCCAAAGAATTCGAAATTGATTTATATAGTGCTGAAGATGCAATTGAAATATTCAAACTAATATCTGAAAGGATAGTTTAA